One part of the Microbacterium saperdae genome encodes these proteins:
- a CDS encoding right-handed parallel beta-helix repeat-containing protein: protein MLLLLRRRPTPSHPSHTIAAGTTAALVAATLLVGLVGAPAYAAETPSPDPSPTAEPTPSSEPAPTTVPPTDRAVEQSVPAPTEEPTAPSAQLAPLAAAPAVLLADDFSRTASAGWGRSDNGLAYSSWSSRTTVASIDGEAASIALNPGESAYLTPRDVQAADIRISSDIRLEAAGGRSYYAYTTRVQRDGSAYRLRIFTDADGKVQLSVLRSVKGVDTELKSIAVPVTLLGDDWYTFDATVTGTDAVAFEARITPKGDTPGAPQLTVTDRSAARLSAAGGLAVWGYASSSAKSQTVLQLDSLTAVAAKTPLSGEVTPAPEPEPQPEPQPEPQPEPQPEPQPEPQPEPQPEPQPQPEPEPQPEPAPNTSRGAATVGTASYAVPQGAVYVNRSSNATTQDGKAATPFRTVQAAVDASPAGSTIVIRAGEYHESVEVPFNKTLTIQAYPGEAVWFDGSTRVSSWSKSGSTWVSGGWKAEFSDDMLNGNASWFVDPKYPMANHPDMLFIDGVAQKQVASADQVVDGTFAVDYAADRLILGTNPEGRQVRVSDLGQALNVRSANSVLQGFGVRRYATSYDVLGTVRMHNVGTTLRDLVIEDNATIGLFVGNDRATVDNLTIRRNGLLGFSLTTAYDSKVSDSLFTDNNVEHFNGSPVAGGIKVTRSRGVVMSNVDTSRNIGSGTWFDESCFDVKIVDVTSNDNTEIGIHAELSSQVTIAGSQAFNNKEGIRIFDTENVLVTNNDLGNNSRHDINLMQDERRQATHRVGRDPRVSGVDSTVTWITRNITIRNNVFGAGGPRAIFAHDTATGRAVDTWNLVIDGNLFSSSAAGGPSMVTWGGSGNVYESFQTPQALASAKNPSWRNAMTSKPEAFDAMADDVAANSSIARPLTSTVATLLGVANGVVQLGSGR, encoded by the coding sequence ATGCTGTTGCTTCTGCGACGTCGACCCACCCCTTCCCATCCCTCCCATACGATCGCCGCAGGCACCACTGCGGCTCTCGTCGCCGCGACGCTGCTGGTCGGCCTCGTCGGCGCTCCTGCTTACGCGGCGGAGACACCGTCGCCGGATCCATCGCCGACGGCCGAACCCACACCGTCGTCGGAACCCGCACCGACCACGGTGCCTCCGACCGACCGAGCGGTCGAACAATCGGTGCCTGCGCCGACCGAGGAGCCGACTGCTCCGTCTGCGCAGCTCGCGCCCCTCGCGGCGGCGCCCGCCGTGCTGCTCGCCGACGATTTCAGCCGGACTGCGTCGGCCGGGTGGGGGCGGTCCGACAACGGACTCGCCTACTCGTCCTGGTCATCACGCACCACGGTTGCGAGCATCGACGGGGAAGCCGCGTCGATCGCCCTCAACCCGGGTGAATCCGCGTACCTGACGCCGCGTGACGTGCAGGCGGCGGACATCCGGATCTCATCCGACATCCGCCTGGAGGCTGCGGGCGGACGCAGCTATTACGCCTACACCACACGTGTGCAGCGAGACGGATCCGCCTACCGCCTGCGTATCTTCACCGATGCCGACGGCAAGGTGCAGTTGTCGGTCCTGCGCAGTGTGAAGGGGGTGGACACCGAGCTCAAGTCGATCGCTGTCCCCGTCACGCTGCTCGGCGACGACTGGTACACGTTCGACGCCACGGTGACAGGAACAGACGCGGTCGCCTTCGAGGCGCGGATCACGCCGAAGGGCGACACGCCCGGGGCGCCCCAGCTCACCGTGACGGACCGTTCCGCCGCCCGTCTGTCGGCAGCCGGCGGTCTGGCGGTCTGGGGCTATGCGTCCAGCAGCGCCAAGAGCCAGACCGTCCTCCAGCTCGATTCGCTCACCGCGGTCGCCGCGAAGACACCGCTGAGCGGCGAGGTGACGCCGGCGCCCGAACCCGAGCCGCAGCCGGAACCGCAGCCGGAACCGCAGCCTGAACCGCAGCCCGAACCGCAGCCCGAACCGCAGCCCGAACCGCAGCCCGAGCCTCAGCCGCAGCCCGAGCCCGAGCCGCAGCCGGAGCCCGCGCCGAACACCTCGCGCGGCGCGGCGACCGTGGGAACCGCGTCGTACGCCGTCCCGCAAGGGGCCGTGTACGTGAACCGGTCCTCGAACGCCACGACGCAGGACGGCAAGGCGGCGACGCCGTTCCGCACGGTGCAGGCCGCGGTGGACGCATCGCCTGCCGGTTCCACCATCGTCATCCGCGCCGGTGAGTACCACGAGTCCGTCGAGGTGCCGTTCAACAAGACGCTCACGATTCAGGCGTATCCCGGTGAAGCGGTCTGGTTCGACGGCTCGACACGGGTGTCCTCGTGGAGCAAGTCCGGCTCGACCTGGGTCAGCGGCGGATGGAAGGCCGAGTTCAGCGACGACATGCTCAACGGCAACGCCAGCTGGTTCGTCGACCCGAAGTATCCGATGGCGAACCATCCCGACATGCTGTTCATCGACGGTGTCGCGCAGAAGCAGGTCGCGTCTGCCGACCAGGTCGTCGACGGCACGTTCGCCGTGGACTACGCCGCCGACCGCCTCATCCTGGGCACGAACCCCGAGGGGCGCCAGGTGCGGGTCAGCGACCTGGGACAGGCGCTCAACGTGCGCTCGGCGAACTCGGTTCTCCAGGGATTCGGAGTGCGTCGGTATGCGACGTCGTACGACGTGCTCGGCACCGTGCGCATGCACAACGTCGGGACGACGCTGCGCGATCTGGTGATCGAGGACAACGCGACCATCGGGCTCTTCGTCGGCAACGACAGGGCCACGGTCGACAACCTCACGATCCGGCGCAACGGCCTGCTCGGGTTCTCACTCACGACGGCGTACGACTCGAAGGTCTCGGACTCGCTGTTCACCGACAACAACGTGGAGCATTTCAACGGTTCCCCGGTTGCGGGCGGTATCAAGGTGACGCGTTCGCGCGGCGTGGTGATGAGCAACGTCGACACGAGCCGGAACATCGGCAGCGGTACCTGGTTCGATGAATCCTGCTTCGACGTGAAGATCGTCGACGTCACGTCGAACGACAACACGGAGATCGGTATCCACGCCGAACTGTCATCTCAGGTGACGATCGCGGGAAGCCAGGCGTTCAACAACAAGGAGGGCATCCGCATCTTCGACACCGAGAACGTGCTCGTCACGAACAACGATCTCGGCAACAACTCCCGTCATGACATCAACCTCATGCAGGATGAGCGGCGCCAGGCCACGCATCGCGTGGGACGCGATCCGCGCGTGAGCGGCGTCGACTCGACGGTCACGTGGATCACGCGCAACATCACGATCCGCAACAACGTGTTCGGGGCAGGCGGGCCGCGCGCCATCTTCGCTCACGATACGGCGACCGGACGGGCAGTGGACACCTGGAACCTGGTGATCGACGGAAACCTGTTCAGCAGCAGTGCCGCGGGTGGCCCGTCCATGGTGACGTGGGGCGGATCCGGCAACGTGTACGAGTCCTTCCAGACTCCGCAGGCGCTGGCATCGGCGAAGAACCCGTCGTGGCGCAACGCCATGACGTCGAAGCCGGAGGCGTTCGACGCGATGGCTGACGACGTCGCGGCGAACTCCTCGATCGCCCGACCGCTCACATCGACCGTCGCCACGCTGCTCGGCGTCGCGAACGGCGTGGTGCAGCTCGGCAGCGGCCGCTGA
- a CDS encoding glycosyltransferase has product MTDDTRAPYLLVHAGWELFGSDRMLLESAIGLKEAGQRVVVALPERGPLVAALHQAGAEVLLPPTFALRKSALRPRNWLRTARDAIRGTAAAVAIIRRLRPRAIYVSTIVLPVWPVIGRLLRVPTVTHVHEAEAGAPRLVNVLLYAPHLASHGLIVNSEFTLRTVGGSIPALARRATVIPNGVASPVDAPAPRAQLDGLRVVYVGRMSHRKGPDVAVEAVGLLNARGVDVDLHLIGAAFAGNEAFEETLTHRIDELSLTDRVTHHGFRSDIWPVLAAADVVVVPSRQDESFGNTAVEGILAARPVVASDIAGLREAVGEYDSAVFVAPGDPEELAAALAAIVSDWPSFQASAQTDREAALTRFAPDAYRKAVAALMQGIARD; this is encoded by the coding sequence GTGACAGATGACACGCGTGCGCCCTACCTCCTCGTCCACGCGGGCTGGGAGCTGTTCGGCTCCGACCGGATGCTCTTGGAGAGCGCGATCGGGCTGAAGGAAGCGGGCCAGCGGGTGGTCGTGGCGTTGCCTGAGCGCGGCCCCCTGGTCGCTGCCCTCCACCAGGCGGGTGCCGAGGTCCTGCTGCCGCCGACGTTCGCGCTGCGGAAATCCGCTCTGCGCCCTCGGAACTGGCTGCGGACGGCGCGCGACGCCATCCGGGGCACGGCGGCGGCCGTGGCCATCATCCGCAGGCTCCGTCCCCGAGCCATCTACGTCAGCACGATCGTGCTGCCGGTCTGGCCGGTGATCGGACGGCTCCTGCGCGTGCCGACCGTGACGCACGTGCACGAAGCCGAAGCCGGTGCGCCGCGCCTGGTCAACGTCCTCCTCTACGCGCCGCACCTCGCCTCGCACGGTCTGATCGTGAACAGCGAGTTCACGCTGCGCACGGTCGGGGGGAGCATCCCGGCGCTCGCACGCCGTGCCACCGTGATCCCCAACGGTGTCGCCTCACCCGTCGATGCCCCGGCACCCCGCGCGCAGCTCGACGGGCTCCGGGTGGTCTACGTCGGGCGCATGTCGCACCGCAAGGGCCCGGATGTCGCGGTCGAGGCCGTGGGGCTGCTGAACGCGCGAGGCGTCGACGTGGATCTGCATCTGATCGGGGCCGCTTTCGCAGGGAATGAGGCCTTCGAGGAGACGCTCACGCACCGCATCGATGAGCTGTCGCTGACCGATCGGGTGACGCATCATGGTTTTCGGTCCGACATCTGGCCCGTGCTGGCCGCGGCGGATGTCGTCGTCGTCCCCTCCCGCCAGGATGAGTCCTTCGGCAACACCGCGGTCGAGGGGATCCTCGCGGCGCGCCCGGTCGTGGCAAGCGACATCGCCGGTCTGCGAGAGGCCGTCGGGGAATATGACTCCGCCGTCTTCGTCGCGCCGGGTGATCCGGAGGAGCTGGCGGCTGCCCTCGCCGCCATCGTCTCGGATTGGCCCTCGTTCCAGGCGAGCGCTCAGACGGACCGAGAAGCCGCGCTCACCCGCTTCGCCCCGGACGCGTATCGGAAGGCCGTCGCTGCCCTGATGCAGGGGATCGCGCGCGACTGA
- a CDS encoding arsenate reductase/protein-tyrosine-phosphatase family protein, whose protein sequence is MTHRLIFVCEANVCRSPLMEGALRASSHADGWEISSAGTRVGTGALEMCTVSASLVAAAGGTEAAALTKTHRPAGIDAEDLRAADLILTASRAERSAVAALVPEVRSRTFTLREAAYLGKEPVQPHEFERMAEFASSAVEARGLQLYAEVLHARRGFIALPLARRSLWGKRRRNPYDIPDAHHGSARAHHAMLASTVADVEQLHRQAVEFLDAPTTPSPQPVPVPDKKKHKKQKKQKTPTV, encoded by the coding sequence GTGACGCACAGACTGATCTTCGTCTGCGAAGCCAATGTCTGCCGCTCCCCGTTGATGGAAGGCGCCTTGAGAGCGTCGAGCCACGCGGATGGCTGGGAGATCTCCAGCGCGGGCACCAGAGTGGGCACCGGTGCGCTCGAGATGTGCACCGTCTCCGCCTCGCTCGTCGCGGCGGCCGGTGGCACCGAGGCGGCCGCGCTCACGAAAACGCACCGCCCCGCCGGCATCGATGCCGAGGACCTGCGTGCGGCCGATCTGATCCTCACGGCGAGTCGCGCCGAGCGCTCCGCGGTGGCAGCGCTGGTGCCGGAAGTGCGATCACGCACCTTCACGCTTCGCGAGGCGGCCTACCTCGGCAAGGAGCCGGTGCAGCCGCACGAGTTCGAACGGATGGCGGAGTTCGCGTCGTCGGCCGTCGAAGCGCGCGGCCTCCAGCTCTATGCGGAAGTGCTGCACGCACGACGGGGTTTCATCGCCCTCCCGCTGGCGCGGCGGAGCCTGTGGGGAAAGCGTCGGCGCAATCCGTACGACATCCCGGATGCGCATCACGGGTCCGCACGCGCGCACCACGCCATGCTGGCCTCGACCGTCGCGGACGTCGAGCAGCTCCACCGTCAGGCCGTCGAGTTCCTCGATGCTCCGACGACGCCGTCGCCGCAGCCCGTGCCCGTGCCCGACAAGAAGAAGCACAAGAAGCAGAAGAAGCAGAAGACGCCGACGGTCTGA
- a CDS encoding polysaccharide biosynthesis tyrosine autokinase: protein MTLHDYIQSLKSHWIVIVLLAMVGGGSAYAYSQFVDPEYRAAAQVMVIATRGENTSELLQGSNYVQSLVQTYTILVTSPTVLDPVIEDLGLDETPNRLARRVDVNVPLNTVVIEIGVTDADGESAHNTANAIAKELADAVRNVSPVSADGEPAVRIETISPARIPTVPVSPNTRNNVILGVAAGLFAGVVFAVLRRRLATRLTTARSLSEVTDVALLGEIPEASDNQTIARVIRSQPDGRVAEAMRQVAASLKFVDVDKNRRVILVTSCSAQEGKSSVSLGLALTLAEGGRSVLFIEADLRRPSTARYTQLEGAVGLTTVLIGDVELAEAVQEWGRPGLDILTAGAQPPNPGQLLSSGGLHRVVEAARDSYDYVIIDTAPVLSVSDALWLSTMADGTLFVVRANRTKGADLSRALSSLESTRTPVLGIVFNGVKGAAKSPYYTDDRAKGFFSRRLLRSSRG from the coding sequence ATGACTTTGCATGACTACATCCAGTCGCTCAAGAGCCATTGGATCGTGATCGTCCTCCTGGCGATGGTCGGAGGAGGGTCGGCGTACGCGTACTCGCAGTTCGTGGACCCCGAGTATCGAGCCGCCGCGCAGGTCATGGTCATCGCGACGCGGGGTGAGAACACCAGCGAGCTGTTGCAGGGCTCGAACTACGTGCAGAGCCTGGTGCAGACCTACACGATCCTGGTGACGTCGCCCACCGTCCTCGATCCGGTCATCGAAGATCTGGGGCTCGACGAGACCCCCAACCGCCTCGCGCGCCGGGTCGATGTGAACGTCCCCTTGAACACCGTCGTGATCGAGATCGGCGTGACGGATGCCGATGGCGAGAGCGCGCACAACACCGCGAACGCGATCGCCAAGGAACTCGCCGACGCGGTGCGCAACGTCTCGCCGGTGAGCGCCGATGGCGAGCCCGCCGTGCGCATCGAGACGATCTCTCCGGCGCGCATACCGACGGTGCCGGTGTCGCCGAACACGCGCAACAACGTCATCCTCGGCGTAGCGGCCGGGCTGTTCGCCGGCGTCGTCTTCGCCGTGCTCCGCCGGCGTCTGGCCACCCGTCTCACCACTGCCCGGTCGCTCAGCGAGGTCACCGATGTCGCCCTTCTGGGGGAGATTCCCGAGGCATCGGACAACCAGACCATCGCCCGCGTCATCCGCTCGCAGCCGGACGGCCGCGTCGCCGAGGCCATGCGCCAGGTGGCCGCGAGCCTCAAGTTCGTCGACGTCGACAAGAACCGGCGCGTCATCCTCGTCACGTCGTGCTCCGCGCAGGAGGGCAAGTCCTCGGTCAGCCTCGGACTGGCGCTCACGCTCGCCGAGGGCGGTCGCTCGGTGCTCTTCATCGAAGCCGATCTCCGCCGACCGAGCACCGCCAGATACACCCAGCTCGAAGGCGCCGTCGGTCTGACCACCGTGCTCATCGGTGACGTCGAACTCGCTGAGGCGGTTCAGGAATGGGGGCGTCCCGGTCTCGACATCCTCACCGCGGGTGCACAACCCCCGAACCCGGGCCAGCTGCTCTCGAGCGGGGGACTTCACCGCGTCGTCGAAGCCGCGCGCGACTCCTACGACTACGTCATCATCGACACCGCCCCGGTGCTGTCGGTCAGCGATGCACTGTGGTTGTCGACCATGGCGGACGGCACGCTGTTCGTCGTGCGGGCCAATCGCACCAAGGGTGCGGACCTCAGCCGCGCGCTCAGCTCGCTGGAGTCCACCAGGACCCCGGTGCTCGGCATCGTGTTCAACGGAGTCAAGGGAGCTGCCAAGAGCCCGTACTACACGGACGATCGCGCGAAGGGCTTCTTCTCCCGGCGTCTGCTGCGCAGCTCGCGGGGGTAG
- a CDS encoding MATE family efflux transporter, with amino-acid sequence MNSLLALGARALTMVISLVCGVITTRMILGETDIQHYALYSLLITIPSLLTFTDLGSGAVLVNAVATSDDIRTDRKLRLQITSVGRVLLMFATGLMIVNTVLLVTGGWRALFGDAGTIPGAALAAFLCITLFSLSITLGVWFRILLGQRRNHLVILVQGMISPVTLGGVWLMLTFGGRDFDSYLAIASYGASLFSAIVGFLLVTRSTSPLIPDSLRMVLRWRRVPGVRVMDVGWPMLAQMVTYPIAVGSQRYVLAQFGTPVDVAEYGVAGQVFFALNGLVMAAGVALWPQFARLRHKGELRRGPYLLSVIFAGAIAAATFMVWFVSPWLFEFITQGELEVRTLTILAFGCMIMLTAAVYPLGMFIMDKPGIRFQVIPTLAMAAVSIVLSVVLTPLIGIVGPLLGVSFALIVCQIIPYSIYIHRHRERLLGAQGEPSAEEPAEVG; translated from the coding sequence GTGAACTCCCTCCTCGCCCTCGGCGCCCGCGCGCTGACGATGGTGATCTCGCTCGTCTGCGGCGTGATCACGACACGGATGATCCTCGGAGAGACGGACATCCAGCACTACGCGCTCTATTCGTTGCTGATCACGATCCCGTCCCTGCTGACGTTCACGGATCTGGGCAGTGGAGCGGTCCTCGTGAACGCCGTGGCCACCAGCGACGACATCCGCACCGATCGCAAGCTGCGTCTGCAGATCACTTCGGTCGGCCGCGTCCTGTTGATGTTCGCCACCGGACTGATGATCGTCAACACGGTGCTGCTGGTGACGGGCGGCTGGCGGGCGCTCTTCGGTGACGCCGGAACGATCCCCGGCGCGGCGCTCGCCGCGTTCCTCTGCATCACGCTCTTCAGCCTGTCGATCACGCTGGGCGTCTGGTTCCGGATCCTCCTCGGTCAGCGTCGCAACCATCTGGTGATCCTCGTGCAGGGGATGATCTCGCCGGTCACCTTGGGTGGCGTGTGGCTCATGCTCACCTTCGGGGGGCGGGACTTCGACTCGTACCTGGCGATCGCCTCCTACGGGGCGTCGTTGTTCTCGGCGATCGTCGGCTTCCTCCTGGTGACGCGATCCACGTCGCCGCTGATCCCGGATTCCCTGCGGATGGTGCTGCGCTGGCGGCGGGTGCCGGGGGTGCGGGTGATGGATGTCGGGTGGCCGATGCTCGCCCAGATGGTGACCTACCCGATCGCGGTCGGATCTCAGCGCTACGTGCTCGCGCAGTTCGGGACGCCGGTCGATGTCGCCGAGTACGGCGTGGCCGGGCAGGTGTTCTTCGCGCTGAACGGCCTCGTGATGGCAGCCGGTGTCGCACTGTGGCCGCAGTTCGCGCGTCTCCGGCACAAGGGCGAGCTCCGCCGCGGTCCCTACCTGCTGTCGGTGATCTTCGCCGGTGCGATCGCCGCCGCCACGTTCATGGTGTGGTTCGTGTCGCCGTGGCTGTTCGAGTTCATCACGCAGGGCGAGCTCGAGGTGCGCACCCTCACGATCCTCGCGTTCGGCTGCATGATCATGCTCACGGCGGCCGTGTATCCGCTGGGCATGTTCATCATGGACAAGCCGGGCATCCGCTTCCAGGTCATCCCGACCCTCGCGATGGCGGCGGTCAGCATCGTGCTGTCGGTCGTGCTGACCCCTCTGATCGGCATCGTCGGACCGCTGCTCGGCGTGTCCTTCGCGCTGATCGTGTGCCAGATCATCCCGTACTCGATCTACATCCACCGGCATCGAGAGCGTCTGCTCGGGGCGCAGGGCGAGCCCAGCGCCGAGGAGCCGGCCGAGGTCGGTTAG
- a CDS encoding DUF1972 domain-containing protein, which yields MRSDSTSSTPSLRIALIGTRGIPAAYGGFETAVEEVGRRLVDRGHRVLVYGRDAGTVGDSYLGMRRVTLPAVRQKALETLSHTALSTLHSVTKGRPDAAFVFNAANSPFLPLLRARRIPVALHMDGLEWRRSKWGSRGKAYYRWAETFGVRTADAIIADAPGIADYYDHQYGVDSELIRYGAPLLDEAPTDGITALGLEPGGYHLVVARFEPENHVREIVEGYAASGASKPLVVVGSAPYAAEYTAEIDRIAASDPRIRLLGGVYDQGLLDALYHHAYTYLHGHSVGGTNPSLLRAMGAGTAVIAFDVVFNREVLDEQGWFFGEPADVARALDAAEADADAVSTASASVRQRAAEAFSWGDVTTAYEDLAIRIAAGGSIHPTARRARRTETDWPG from the coding sequence ATGCGCTCCGACTCGACTTCATCGACGCCATCGCTCCGCATCGCCCTGATCGGAACGCGCGGGATCCCCGCCGCGTACGGCGGGTTCGAGACGGCGGTGGAGGAGGTCGGCCGCCGTCTGGTCGATCGCGGCCACCGGGTCCTCGTCTACGGACGCGACGCGGGAACGGTCGGCGACAGCTATCTCGGCATGCGCCGCGTCACTCTTCCGGCTGTCCGCCAGAAGGCGCTCGAGACGCTGAGCCACACCGCACTGTCGACTCTGCACTCCGTCACCAAGGGGCGCCCGGACGCCGCGTTCGTCTTCAATGCGGCGAACTCGCCGTTCCTTCCTCTGCTGCGCGCCCGGCGCATCCCGGTGGCGCTGCACATGGACGGCCTGGAGTGGCGTCGCTCGAAGTGGGGATCGCGCGGCAAGGCGTACTACCGCTGGGCCGAGACGTTCGGCGTGCGTACGGCGGACGCCATCATCGCCGACGCCCCCGGCATCGCCGACTACTACGACCACCAGTACGGCGTCGACAGCGAGCTCATCCGCTACGGCGCCCCGCTGCTCGATGAGGCGCCGACCGACGGCATCACCGCCCTGGGCCTCGAGCCGGGCGGCTATCACCTGGTCGTGGCACGCTTCGAACCCGAGAATCATGTTCGGGAGATCGTCGAGGGGTATGCGGCCTCCGGCGCGTCCAAGCCCCTCGTGGTCGTGGGTTCCGCGCCCTACGCCGCCGAGTACACCGCGGAGATCGACCGCATCGCCGCGTCGGATCCACGTATCCGACTGCTCGGCGGAGTGTACGACCAGGGCCTGCTCGATGCGCTCTACCACCATGCCTACACCTACCTGCATGGGCACTCGGTGGGCGGGACGAACCCCTCGCTTCTGCGAGCCATGGGGGCCGGCACCGCGGTCATCGCATTCGATGTGGTCTTCAACCGCGAAGTCCTCGACGAGCAGGGATGGTTCTTCGGGGAGCCTGCCGACGTCGCGCGGGCGCTCGATGCCGCCGAGGCTGACGCCGACGCCGTGTCGACGGCATCGGCATCCGTGCGTCAGCGCGCGGCAGAGGCGTTCTCCTGGGGCGACGTCACGACGGCCTACGAGGATCTGGCGATCCGCATCGCCGCTGGCGGCTCGATTCATCCCACGGCACGTCGCGCGCGCCGCACCGAGACCGACTGGCCCGGCTAA